In Sulfolobales archaeon, a single window of DNA contains:
- a CDS encoding DNA double-strand break repair nuclease NurA yields the protein MLSRTLDLAYENAKSILDKLNSVASLEILERIQDYWVRYIPRDKDHYRCIGGLDSGFNWRELRGFFLYVVNALYIDTCYNREEGVEIDLKILTLNPQDLVELRSIALELKTLNKVIGDSERLVLVDGSILSKLLIILRASSIIRDSSIVEEVIEEAEKLLSRDLSRVVFLSKNSGSHEILRRLTGGKEIPDLYLLEEYTSGIGFTRPIKLSLEYLNRSIDFMMSYARLDVRGPIIRIEYFKSEEDSFMKVLIDSLHRISIGGYPLVLSLADREVRISEEDLDKILRILDLGRENVKHRIKLR from the coding sequence ATGCTATCAAGAACACTTGATCTTGCGTATGAGAATGCTAAGAGTATTCTAGATAAATTAAACAGCGTAGCATCTCTAGAGATCTTAGAGAGGATCCAAGATTACTGGGTTAGATACATTCCCAGAGATAAGGATCATTATAGATGTATAGGAGGACTAGATAGTGGATTTAACTGGAGAGAGTTAAGAGGCTTCTTCCTCTATGTAGTTAATGCTCTCTACATAGATACATGCTATAACAGAGAGGAGGGAGTTGAAATAGATCTCAAGATACTTACTTTAAATCCTCAAGATCTTGTAGAGTTAAGATCTATAGCCTTAGAACTGAAGACTCTCAATAAAGTCATTGGAGATAGTGAGAGACTTGTACTAGTAGATGGATCTATTCTGAGCAAGCTTCTCATAATCCTAAGAGCGTCTAGTATCATCAGAGATTCAAGTATTGTAGAAGAAGTAATAGAAGAAGCAGAGAAACTACTATCAAGAGATCTATCAAGAGTAGTATTTCTATCTAAGAACAGCGGATCTCACGAGATTCTGAGAAGACTAACAGGTGGAAAAGAGATTCCAGATCTCTATCTTCTTGAAGAGTATACATCGGGTATAGGTTTTACAAGGCCTATCAAACTATCGCTCGAGTATCTTAACAGATCTATAGATTTTATGATGTCCTATGCAAGACTTGATGTCAGAGGACCTATCATAAGGATCGAGTATTTCAAATCTGAGGAAGATAGCTTTATGAAGGTTCTTATAGATTCTCTTCATAGGATAAGTATAGGAGGCTATCCTCTAGTACTTTCCTTAGCTGATAGAGAGGTGAGAATAAGTGAAGAGGATCTAGATAAGATACTTAGAATACTAGATCTTGGAAGAGAAAATGTGAAGCATAGAATCAAGTTGAGGTGA
- a CDS encoding 30S ribosomal protein S19 — MPDWMPPEWLKIRYRGKNILELLEMPMDELVKLLPSRARRSLRRGLSEEKRKLLEKVIEARRLLEQGKRIIIKTHIRDMIILPVMVGLTFSVYNGKEFVTFTVTPEMIGHYLGEYSLTTKKVEHGEPGLKATRSSLFVAMK, encoded by the coding sequence ATTCCTGACTGGATGCCTCCTGAGTGGCTTAAGATAAGATATAGAGGGAAGAATATACTAGAGCTACTTGAAATGCCAATGGACGAGCTTGTGAAACTCCTGCCATCAAGAGCTAGAAGAAGTCTTAGAAGAGGACTTTCTGAAGAAAAGAGAAAACTGCTGGAGAAGGTTATAGAAGCTCGAAGACTTCTCGAACAGGGTAAGAGAATTATTATTAAAACACATATAAGAGACATGATCATACTCCCAGTAATGGTCGGACTTACATTCTCAGTATATAATGGAAAAGAGTTTGTAACATTCACAGTAACTCCAGAAATGATAGGTCATTATCTAGGAGAGTACTCTCTAACAACTAAGAAGGTAGAACACGGAGAGCCAGGCCTGAAAGCTACTAGGAGCAGCCTCTTTGTAGCTATGAAGTAG
- a CDS encoding LOG family protein: protein MKRISFAAHSDDPNEELLKAIRILIRRLFERLGENMIFYLGGYYGTMKSIADEACKYGIQSVFILPYSTYDVPRHRCFIPVRTGMELRERSEVLVLSGDVLIAVGGYAGTIIEIIMAYANNRNAYVLTGYSMPSDFLEKIFSPYIDPRKNAMIKYFYRDPEALADEVARELLGKATS from the coding sequence TTGAAGAGAATCTCTTTTGCAGCACATAGCGATGATCCAAATGAAGAACTTCTTAAGGCGATAAGGATTCTCATCAGAAGATTATTCGAGAGACTAGGAGAAAATATGATCTTCTATCTCGGAGGGTATTATGGAACTATGAAAAGTATTGCGGATGAAGCTTGCAAATATGGGATCCAAAGCGTGTTCATACTGCCATATTCAACATATGATGTTCCTAGACACAGATGTTTCATTCCAGTAAGAACTGGGATGGAGTTAAGAGAAAGATCAGAGGTGCTAGTTCTTTCAGGAGATGTACTAATAGCTGTGGGAGGCTATGCAGGTACTATTATAGAGATTATAATGGCTTATGCTAATAATAGAAATGCATACGTGCTAACAGGCTATTCAATGCCTAGTGATTTTCTTGAGAAGATCTTCTCACCTTATATAGATCCTAGAAAGAATGCTATGATAAAATACTTCTATAGAGATCCTGAGGCTTTAGCAGATGAGGTTGCAAGAGAGCTTCTTGGAAAAGCTACTTCATAG
- a CDS encoding signal peptidase I, whose translation MKSRFSYKDAILTALSILLLSLIFYTSVTGAHLIAVVEGHSMEPTLNTGDIVFIIPVSDPREIHVGDVIVFRRPSGEMIIHRVISIIISEDKYYYVTKGDNNLVPDPPNRIGEPGIEFGDVVGKILSIGDGRVFKIPYIGLLPLVILRSLYMLTMLRI comes from the coding sequence ATGAAGAGTAGGTTCTCATATAAGGATGCGATACTAACAGCTCTCTCCATTCTACTACTCTCTCTGATTTTTTACACGAGTGTTACAGGAGCTCATTTGATAGCTGTTGTAGAAGGGCATAGTATGGAGCCTACTTTAAATACAGGAGATATAGTATTCATAATACCTGTATCAGACCCCCGCGAGATCCATGTAGGAGATGTAATAGTATTTAGAAGACCTTCAGGAGAGATGATTATTCACAGAGTTATAAGCATCATCATCTCAGAAGATAAATACTATTATGTGACCAAAGGCGATAACAATCTTGTTCCCGACCCTCCTAATAGAATCGGAGAACCTGGAATAGAGTTTGGAGATGTTGTTGGCAAGATACTGAGCATAGGTGATGGAAGGGTTTTCAAGATCCCTTATATAGGTTTACTTCCTCTAGTTATTCTGAGAAGTTTATACATGCTCACAATGTTAAGAATTTAA
- a CDS encoding chromatin protein Cren7 has translation MSRRGRKQPNKCPRCGYVVEKPEKTWHMISPIPDAYGRVTITVMGSFKCPSCGYRWRGVVSKIKAGEDVEIGEGEKSSSEKPREGKIIEIDLSEIYDEE, from the coding sequence ATGAGTAGAAGAGGGAGAAAACAACCTAATAAATGCCCCAGGTGCGGGTATGTTGTTGAAAAACCTGAGAAAACATGGCATATGATCTCTCCGATTCCTGATGCTTATGGCAGGGTGACTATAACTGTCATGGGTTCTTTTAAATGTCCTAGCTGTGGGTATAGGTGGAGAGGAGTTGTAAGCAAGATCAAGGCTGGAGAAGATGTGGAGATAGGCGAAGGTGAGAAGAGTTCCAGCGAGAAACCTAGAGAAGGTAAGATCATAGAGATAGATCTGAGCGAGATATACGATGAAGAGTAG
- a CDS encoding DUF126 domain-containing protein, producing the protein MGELVVLKGRSIVEGFARGRIFVIDDFISPLGEIDRVSGFLRKRGYPEISLAGRILFFRGSRGSTVGPYILYDLSKRNLAPAAMIVENADQIIIIGGILGGITVVRIERWDDVKRIPNDAYAEVNALKEEAEVKVYV; encoded by the coding sequence TTGGGAGAGTTAGTAGTTCTAAAGGGGAGAAGTATTGTTGAGGGCTTTGCCAGGGGGAGGATTTTTGTCATAGATGATTTTATATCACCTCTTGGAGAGATTGATAGAGTGAGTGGCTTTCTTAGGAAGAGAGGTTATCCGGAGATCTCTTTAGCTGGTAGAATTCTATTTTTTAGAGGATCTAGAGGTTCTACCGTAGGTCCTTATATTCTTTATGATCTTAGCAAGAGAAATCTCGCTCCTGCTGCTATGATCGTTGAGAATGCTGATCAAATTATTATTATAGGAGGTATTCTCGGAGGGATCACGGTTGTAAGAATTGAGAGATGGGATGATGTAAAGAGGATTCCTAATGATGCTTATGCAGAGGTTAACGCATTGAAAGAAGAGGCGGAGGTTAAAGTCTATGTCTAG
- the tmk gene encoding dTMP kinase: MSRLIVIEGIDGSGKTTLARNLVRRLMERGFKSYYTYEPYESPFSEVFRKIKTLIKTDPTIDALAMTLDRAYHVKMVIEPLLEEGYIVVSDRYYYSTIAYQGAMGADITWIKNMNKVFRRPDLGIYIDVSVDTALERIKMKESRWPEYEVRELLEKVRKIYLEMVREGELEIVCGEKKAEEVIEEAWRIITGKIDLENK, encoded by the coding sequence ATGTCTAGACTTATAGTCATAGAAGGAATCGACGGATCTGGAAAGACTACTCTAGCTAGAAATCTTGTAAGAAGATTAATGGAGAGAGGATTCAAAAGCTATTACACATACGAACCTTATGAAAGTCCTTTTTCAGAGGTTTTTAGAAAGATTAAAACCTTGATCAAAACAGATCCTACTATAGATGCTTTGGCTATGACCCTTGACAGAGCATATCATGTTAAAATGGTTATCGAACCATTACTTGAGGAAGGATATATAGTTGTCTCCGACAGGTATTACTATAGCACCATAGCATATCAAGGAGCTATGGGAGCTGACATAACATGGATCAAGAATATGAATAAGGTTTTTAGAAGACCGGATCTAGGGATCTATATAGACGTCTCAGTAGATACAGCTCTAGAAAGAATTAAGATGAAAGAAAGCAGATGGCCCGAATACGAGGTAAGAGAACTTCTAGAGAAAGTAAGAAAAATATATCTAGAGATGGTAAGAGAAGGAGAGCTAGAAATAGTATGCGGCGAGAAGAAAGCTGAAGAAGTTATAGAGGAAGCGTGGAGAATAATAACTGGGAAAATAGATCTAGAGAATAAATAG
- a CDS encoding DNA-binding protein, translating into MRSFLLRVPEDSDIIEFLKTYARNHGIYKAYVSGIGSFKEAVIAYYDIELQRYIPRELKEIVEITSLTGNISLADGDVFPHIHVTLGRRDGSVLGGHLIRGITLLAEVYIQEVPGQPLERKPWKYGLRAWEIEE; encoded by the coding sequence ATGAGGAGTTTTCTTCTTAGAGTTCCTGAGGATAGCGATATAATTGAGTTTCTTAAAACCTATGCTAGGAATCATGGTATTTATAAAGCTTATGTCTCAGGAATCGGATCATTTAAAGAAGCTGTTATAGCTTACTACGATATAGAACTTCAAAGATACATACCGAGAGAACTTAAAGAGATCGTTGAAATAACCTCGCTTACAGGTAATATAAGTCTTGCAGATGGAGATGTTTTTCCTCATATTCACGTCACACTAGGAAGAAGAGATGGGTCAGTTTTAGGAGGACATCTAATAAGAGGAATCACACTCCTAGCAGAAGTATACATACAAGAAGTACCAGGACAACCTCTAGAGAGAAAACCCTGGAAATACGGGTTGAGGGCATGGGAGATAGAAGAATAG
- a CDS encoding STT3 domain-containing protein, which yields MGRKVQRENRRIMKERIPAEALISRGVQRIGFIVALTLLVFIGSLGVYLRILPLANSLSLGYTPYLDELDPYSNYYVVKYMLEHGPLSFWDLKPPNPAATLFWYPWGRDFPATDVPGIYYTIYFLYIPFSGVMDLMSFMFLLPVVASAIAFIGVFLTAREISRSNIAAVITTGLLATFFMDRTVAGFIVKYTIAIMTLPWITYFFIKAFNYRKSIYFIVTGLLLAYSAYSTGLFVAPYLSIYATMVLSPLVYRKESPLRMIMELVYISAPLILVFISTPIYGIDYITRNLGIIPIASILAIGLYGLYQKITPKNSLKIYIASIVGVIAIGLLAIFTGFISLAGKAAQALGIYHVLGTLSFTIAEYQPTNMGYVLNVYGTVVILSIFSLLYGFYLVLSRRDLTAFYLSILNIAILYVLSNLSYFISYAVVSMTMIASLFIGFLVKNSSQIFTRIRRYVSFSSVFSLLLLIAVLLSHVYIVYSYHIPAYRSHLPMILTSGISMSAPSDAWLRALEWIRTQTPKDSVIMAWWDYGYWITPLGERASVADGSTINATQIEILAKILSADNETEAVRLMREYLHLQPNKTYVLVYDAFLVNTFGEYIVPLNWADAAKGISAILRIAGVNIDYDIYGNNTPSYYTIGSGPQKYVRVVVQPGGFYTIKPNWASPNISNTLLYGIMIDGMLRLFPGYSFYSDDPANGGTPVERPTFSHFQPAAIIPSYIPINVGGYYTAYVVIFIYKFTG from the coding sequence TTGGGGAGGAAAGTTCAGAGAGAGAATAGAAGAATTATGAAAGAGAGGATCCCTGCAGAAGCTTTGATCAGTAGAGGTGTGCAGAGGATCGGTTTTATAGTGGCATTAACACTTCTGGTCTTCATAGGATCTCTAGGAGTGTATCTCAGAATACTACCTCTAGCGAATTCTCTCTCGCTCGGATACACACCATACCTAGATGAGCTGGATCCTTATTCTAATTATTATGTAGTTAAATACATGCTAGAACATGGACCTCTATCATTCTGGGATCTGAAGCCTCCGAACCCTGCTGCAACATTATTCTGGTATCCCTGGGGTAGAGATTTTCCAGCTACAGATGTTCCTGGCATATACTATACTATATACTTCTTATACATACCATTCTCAGGTGTAATGGATCTCATGAGCTTCATGTTCCTCCTACCAGTTGTAGCTTCAGCAATAGCTTTTATAGGAGTTTTTCTTACTGCAAGAGAGATCTCTAGAAGTAATATAGCTGCTGTTATCACTACAGGTCTTCTAGCTACTTTCTTCATGGATCGAACCGTAGCCGGCTTCATTGTTAAATACACCATAGCTATCATGACTCTCCCATGGATCACATACTTCTTTATCAAAGCATTTAACTATAGAAAAAGTATATACTTCATAGTAACAGGCCTTCTCTTAGCATATTCAGCATATTCAACAGGTTTATTCGTAGCACCATATCTATCTATATATGCTACGATGGTGTTATCACCTCTCGTCTATCGTAAGGAATCTCCGCTCAGAATGATCATGGAATTAGTGTATATCTCAGCTCCTCTAATCCTTGTATTCATATCTACACCTATATACGGGATCGACTATATAACTAGAAATCTAGGTATCATACCCATAGCATCAATACTAGCAATAGGTCTCTACGGATTATACCAGAAGATTACGCCAAAGAACTCCCTCAAGATATACATAGCATCAATAGTAGGAGTAATAGCTATAGGTCTCCTAGCGATCTTCACAGGCTTTATAAGCTTAGCTGGAAAAGCAGCACAGGCTCTAGGAATATATCATGTTCTAGGAACTTTATCATTCACGATAGCAGAGTACCAGCCTACTAACATGGGTTACGTGCTTAATGTCTATGGCACTGTAGTCATTCTCTCTATATTCTCTCTACTATATGGATTCTACCTAGTCTTAAGCAGAAGAGATCTGACGGCATTCTATCTATCTATTCTAAATATAGCTATTCTCTACGTACTATCAAATCTAAGCTATTTCATCTCGTATGCTGTGGTTTCTATGACTATGATCGCTTCATTATTTATAGGTTTTCTCGTTAAAAACTCCTCGCAGATATTCACTAGGATTAGAAGATATGTAAGCTTCTCCTCAGTATTCTCGCTACTGCTACTAATCGCAGTACTATTATCACATGTATACATAGTATACAGCTATCATATTCCCGCATATAGAAGTCATCTCCCCATGATACTTACCTCGGGAATATCCATGTCAGCTCCCTCAGATGCATGGCTTAGAGCTCTTGAATGGATCAGGACTCAGACTCCTAAAGATTCTGTGATAATGGCTTGGTGGGATTATGGATACTGGATCACACCACTCGGAGAAAGAGCTTCGGTGGCAGACGGATCCACTATAAATGCTACACAGATAGAGATCCTGGCTAAGATACTTTCAGCAGATAACGAGACAGAAGCTGTGAGACTAATGAGAGAATACCTACATCTGCAACCCAATAAAACATATGTACTTGTATATGATGCATTCCTAGTCAATACTTTCGGAGAGTATATAGTACCTCTTAATTGGGCTGATGCTGCGAAAGGTATTTCAGCAATTCTTAGAATAGCCGGTGTAAACATAGACTATGACATATACGGGAATAACACTCCATCATACTATACAATAGGTTCAGGACCTCAGAAGTATGTTAGAGTAGTAGTCCAGCCTGGAGGTTTTTACACTATAAAACCTAACTGGGCTTCTCCAAATATAAGCAACACACTACTCTACGGGATCATGATCGATGGAATGCTCAGACTATTCCCAGGATATTCATTCTACTCCGACGACCCAGCCAATGGAGGAACACCTGTCGAAAGACCTACATTCAGCCACTTCCAACCTGCAGCTATAATACCATCATACATACCGATCAACGTAGGAGGTTATTATACAGCCTACGTCGTTATATTCATATACAAGTTCACGGGCTAG
- a CDS encoding 4-phosphopantoate--beta-alanine ligase translates to MLDPRHPRYRSILYREIISKAMEEGIVVPQGLIAHGRGECFDYLIGECTTEFAYESIRAAAAALLTAVHPVISVNGNTAALVAREIVELAREVGALIEVNLFYRTIERSIKIRDLLMREGAERVLGVEDAIAVIPEIHSERRRVSPEGILKADVVLVPLEDGDRTEALRKMGKIVVAIDLNPLSRTSRAASITIVDNVVRAMPRIIDEVRRIKALGDSYKQYAMKILKNYDNNRILSQALLHIARRLESIARGSDERVGCISS, encoded by the coding sequence ATGCTCGATCCTAGACATCCTAGATACAGATCTATTCTCTATAGAGAGATCATAAGCAAGGCTATGGAAGAAGGCATCGTGGTTCCTCAGGGACTTATAGCTCATGGAAGAGGTGAGTGTTTTGATTATCTCATTGGTGAGTGTACTACCGAGTTTGCATATGAATCTATTAGAGCTGCTGCGGCAGCTCTACTAACAGCGGTGCATCCTGTTATATCTGTTAATGGGAATACTGCTGCTCTCGTAGCTAGAGAGATTGTGGAGCTCGCTAGAGAGGTTGGTGCTTTGATTGAGGTGAATTTATTCTATAGAACTATAGAGAGATCTATTAAGATAAGAGATCTTCTTATGAGAGAAGGTGCTGAGAGAGTTTTAGGAGTTGAAGATGCGATTGCTGTGATTCCTGAGATACATAGTGAGAGAAGAAGAGTAAGTCCAGAGGGTATTTTAAAAGCAGATGTTGTCCTAGTACCTTTAGAAGATGGAGACAGAACTGAAGCTCTTAGAAAGATGGGGAAAATAGTTGTGGCAATAGATCTAAATCCTCTCTCTAGAACCTCTAGAGCGGCGAGCATAACTATTGTTGATAATGTTGTGAGGGCAATGCCCAGAATAATTGATGAAGTAAGAAGGATCAAGGCTTTAGGAGATTCCTATAAGCAGTATGCGATGAAGATTCTTAAAAACTATGATAATAATAGAATTCTATCACAAGCACTACTTCATATAGCCAGAAGACTTGAAAGCATAGCGAGAGGATCTGATGAGAGGGTGGGGTGCATCTCTTCTTAA
- a CDS encoding DUF61 family protein translates to MGGLDQDSSFNRYVRYYKHLIDRISSGTPTERKSLEELLKEEYPGVSLRDGSRHMFSREELRDFSRIFPEDLRKKILLPIILGKIHGISLYRFSECDSTIQAMIDILIREGLISRDAADLTSCVLRYDATRNLIKRYGSLIILTIYQKSYIDVSSSDSEGGNEP, encoded by the coding sequence TTGGGAGGCTTAGATCAGGATAGTAGTTTTAATAGGTATGTTAGGTATTACAAGCATCTCATAGATAGAATAAGTTCCGGCACTCCTACCGAGAGGAAGAGTTTAGAGGAACTCTTGAAAGAAGAATATCCTGGAGTAAGCCTTAGAGATGGTAGTAGACATATGTTCTCTAGAGAAGAACTCAGAGATTTCTCAAGAATCTTTCCAGAAGATCTTAGAAAGAAGATTCTTCTTCCAATAATACTCGGCAAAATACATGGTATTTCTCTCTATAGATTTTCTGAATGTGATAGTACTATCCAGGCTATGATAGATATTCTAATTAGAGAGGGTTTAATTAGCAGAGATGCTGCAGATCTCACATCATGTGTTCTAAGATATGATGCTACAAGAAATCTTATTAAGAGGTATGGGAGCTTAATAATATTAACCATATATCAAAAATCATATATAGATGTAAGTAGCTCGGATAGCGAGGGTGGTAATGAGCCGTAG
- a CDS encoding helix-turn-helix domain-containing protein, with protein sequence MSRREKSDLDFGGDLNQKLMSLLNELRRRGLEAEVMNYPEKKRSVDILVREKALIKLSEDVERVSKKEFNDLMAASVLFSTSTLIISDKIYGEKVMPGIVFEKHGVRVISSDTFLDYTSGRGVSIYEWKGSFYVRINSKALRELREKSNMRISEVAEMLKVSKKTVYEYEKGSMDPEIDRAEKLIEIFGEEIVGEIDLFSDTLYQIDREKVLERLLIRSSDEDPIARRINKAGLTAIRLWRTAPDIIGSYDDNRFTIVVERRGEENISKKLRETIKFSKYFKCRTYFIPSGSDLRDKDLEGGLKGDLEVLSPNSLERDLKSALRK encoded by the coding sequence ATGAGCCGTAGAGAGAAGTCGGATCTAGACTTTGGAGGAGATTTGAATCAGAAGCTTATGAGCTTGCTTAATGAACTCAGGAGAAGAGGATTAGAAGCTGAGGTAATGAACTATCCTGAGAAGAAGAGATCTGTTGATATACTAGTTAGAGAGAAGGCTCTTATAAAACTTTCTGAAGATGTGGAAAGAGTTTCAAAAAAAGAATTCAATGATCTTATGGCAGCATCCGTTCTATTCAGCACGTCAACACTTATAATATCTGATAAGATATATGGTGAGAAAGTTATGCCAGGAATAGTATTTGAGAAGCATGGTGTTAGAGTTATTAGTAGTGATACATTTCTCGATTACACCTCTGGACGTGGTGTATCTATATATGAGTGGAAGGGATCCTTCTATGTGAGGATTAACAGCAAAGCTCTTAGAGAGCTTAGAGAGAAGAGTAATATGAGAATTAGCGAGGTTGCTGAAATGCTCAAGGTAAGTAAGAAAACTGTTTATGAGTACGAGAAAGGTTCAATGGATCCAGAGATAGATCGTGCTGAAAAACTGATCGAAATATTCGGAGAAGAAATAGTGGGAGAAATAGATCTATTCTCAGATACACTGTATCAGATAGATAGAGAGAAGGTTCTTGAAAGGCTTTTAATCAGATCTTCAGATGAGGATCCTATAGCTAGGAGGATTAACAAGGCAGGTCTCACAGCTATAAGGCTCTGGAGAACAGCTCCTGATATCATAGGTTCCTATGATGATAATAGGTTTACAATAGTAGTAGAGAGAAGAGGAGAAGAGAATATATCTAAGAAGTTGAGAGAGACCATCAAATTCTCTAAATATTTTAAATGCAGAACATATTTCATACCGTCAGGATCTGACCTAAGAGATAAAGATCTGGAGGGAGGGTTAAAGGGAGATCTAGAGGTTTTAAGCCCTAATAGCTTGGAAAGAGATCTTAAGAGTGCTCTCAGAAAATAA
- a CDS encoding NTPase, whose translation MKIFITGRPGIGKTTVFMKVVEMLRREGSKVLGFYCPEAREGGVRIGFRIVDIETGESGWLALARDRFEGTCVGRIGRYCVIREDAERIALKILERFYSSAVLAVDEIGPMELMIDSLRNLIDRFLSSEKPGVYVVHERIVGELMRRYHDAQIYRITEANRSEASLDIFSRIIRYISRER comes from the coding sequence TTGAAGATATTTATAACAGGAAGACCTGGAATTGGTAAGACAACGGTTTTTATGAAAGTTGTAGAGATGCTTAGAAGAGAGGGATCAAAGGTTCTAGGATTCTACTGCCCAGAAGCTAGAGAAGGTGGTGTGAGGATAGGATTTAGAATAGTTGATATAGAGACAGGTGAGAGCGGATGGCTTGCACTGGCTAGAGATAGATTTGAAGGCACATGTGTCGGGAGAATCGGGAGATACTGTGTGATCAGAGAAGATGCTGAGAGAATCGCGCTGAAGATTCTAGAAAGATTCTATAGTTCAGCTGTTTTAGCAGTAGATGAGATAGGGCCTATGGAGCTTATGATAGATTCTTTGAGAAATCTTATAGATAGATTCTTATCCTCGGAGAAGCCAGGAGTCTACGTAGTTCACGAGAGAATTGTTGGAGAGCTGATGAGAAGATATCATGATGCTCAAATATATAGAATTACAGAGGCTAACAGATCTGAAGCTTCTTTAGATATATTTTCAAGAATCATAAGATACATATCTCGGGAGAGATGA
- a CDS encoding tRNA (guanine(10)-N(2))-dimethyltransferase, translated as MSIEIREFECPKNLETVREGLASICAPKKDLYVREDGVFEPAWAPVFYNPIMSMNRDATILFLRVVSKRNRIRRASDLMSATGVRGIRIALETPVEEIFMGDIDPYACYITSINTRLNSVHDRTRIFCSDYNITAVEIVRGGIKVDFNDLDPYGSPAPFIDSAIELVKRGGFLSVTATDIASLSGSYPLKALRRYGSKVLRTDFGKEVGIRVLIGFIVRRGAEKDRVLKPLISFYSDHYYKILFEVNKSAGESSRNLEKLGYYRYCSKCFYRDIIRLEDLGRTRDFQCPYCGGKLNLIGPLWLGEIWSREIIELMLRELEETPWIGGRFRRLLEIIESEADIETPYHYTTGSIASTLKKSQPPLSSVLECLARRGFKASRTHFSSIGFRTDAEFKDVIDCFRNTSRY; from the coding sequence ATGAGCATAGAGATTCGAGAATTTGAATGTCCTAAGAATCTTGAGACCGTAAGAGAAGGGCTTGCCAGCATATGTGCTCCAAAAAAAGATCTCTACGTACGTGAAGACGGTGTTTTCGAGCCTGCATGGGCTCCTGTCTTCTATAACCCTATAATGAGTATGAATAGAGATGCCACGATACTCTTTCTTAGAGTAGTTAGCAAGAGGAATAGGATTAGAAGAGCATCAGATCTTATGTCAGCCACTGGAGTTAGAGGTATTAGAATAGCTCTTGAAACACCTGTGGAAGAAATATTTATGGGCGACATAGATCCTTACGCATGTTATATCACCTCGATCAATACGAGGCTTAATAGTGTTCATGATAGAACGAGGATCTTCTGTAGCGATTATAATATCACAGCCGTAGAAATTGTCAGGGGAGGTATTAAGGTAGACTTTAATGATCTAGATCCCTACGGATCTCCTGCACCATTCATAGACTCAGCTATAGAACTTGTGAAAAGAGGAGGATTTCTAAGCGTGACAGCAACAGATATAGCATCTCTCTCAGGATCTTATCCTCTAAAAGCTTTGAGAAGATACGGGTCTAAAGTCTTGAGAACAGACTTCGGTAAAGAGGTTGGGATAAGAGTATTAATTGGGTTCATAGTCAGAAGAGGAGCTGAAAAAGATCGAGTTCTTAAGCCTTTGATCTCATTCTATTCGGATCACTATTATAAGATATTATTCGAAGTTAATAAAAGCGCTGGAGAGAGTAGTAGAAACTTAGAGAAGCTAGGCTACTACAGGTACTGTTCTAAATGCTTCTACAGAGATATTATAAGATTAGAGGATCTAGGGAGAACAAGAGATTTTCAATGTCCTTATTGTGGTGGAAAGCTGAATCTCATAGGACCTCTATGGTTGGGAGAGATATGGAGTAGAGAGATCATAGAGTTAATGTTAAGAGAATTAGAAGAGACGCCGTGGATCGGGGGGAGATTTAGAAGACTTCTAGAGATAATAGAAAGCGAAGCAGATATAGAAACACCCTATCACTACACCACAGGATCTATAGCTTCCACTCTTAAGAAGAGTCAGCCACCTCTATCGAGTGTTCTAGAATGTCTCGCTAGAAGAGGTTTTAAAGCTTCTAGAACTCATTTCAGTTCTATTGGATTTAGAACTGATGCGGAATTTAAGGATGTTATAGATTGTTTTAGGAATACCTCTAGATACTAG